From one Musa acuminata AAA Group cultivar baxijiao chromosome BXJ2-6, Cavendish_Baxijiao_AAA, whole genome shotgun sequence genomic stretch:
- the LOC135613509 gene encoding mitogen-activated protein kinase kinase kinase 18-like: MEIGEWRRGRIIGRGASATVSLATSMASGQVFAVKSSELCSLRGEQRLLSALDSPFVVSYLGFDVTPPHVPGAGFHYNLFMEYAPGGSLSDEIKRQSGRLDELAIRSYLHDILSGLVYLHSNGLVHCDLKSQNVLICSDGRAKIADFGCARKVDGDEERHQPRGTPMFMAPEVARGEEQSAPADVWALGCTTIEMATGRPPWPNMADPVSALHRIAFSADVPEFPSWISAEGKDFLSRCLRRDPRERWTAEQLLRHPFVAACFACPRPDSGTNYDRVSPRSTLDQAFWESLADEGDEAVGEPSEDPSERMQCLIGGGAPSWTWNDGWVTVRSHAGEDSLPATGSMTEDDRSVNRGDSGGTSSSDFIYSTDRIDIEHVMADVDDTSIARVEEGIENQVFTCKREVNLVNGNCHLVIHKDRIDIPNWPFWLCAFYLWLSLIFSF; this comes from the coding sequence ATGGAGATTGGTGAGTGGCGCCGTGGCCGGATCATCGGCCGCGGAGCCTCCGCTACCGTCTCCCTCGCCACTTCGATGGCCTCCGGCCAGGTCTTTGCGGTCAAGTCCTCGGAGCTTTGCTCCCTACGCGGGGAGCAGAGGCTCCTCTCCGCGCTGGATTCCCCCTTCGTCGTCTCCTACTTGGGGTTCGATGTCACCCCCCCGCACGTGCCCGGCGCTGGTTTCCACTACAATCTCTTTATGGAGTACGCCCCCGGAGGCTCGCTATCCGATGAGATCAAGAGGCAGAGCGGTCGGCTCGACGAGCTCGCCATCCGGTCCTACCTTCATGACATCCTCAGCGGACTGGTTTACCTCCACTCCAACGGCCTCGTCCACTGCGACCTGAAGAGCCAAAACGTTCTAATTTGCTCCGATGGGCGGGCGAAGATCGCCGATTTCGGGTGCGCGCGTAAGGTTGATGGTGACGAAGAACGCCATCAGCCGAGGGGCACGCCCATGTTCATGGCGCCGGAGGTGGCGCGAGGGGAGGAGCAGAGCGCGCCGGCGGACGTCTGGGCCCTAGGCTGCACAACCATCGAGATGGCCACGGGGCGGCCGCCATGGCCGAACATGGCGGACCCCGTCAGCGCCCTCCACCGAATCGCCTTTTCCGCCGACGTACCGGAGTTCCCCAGCTGGATCTCCGCCGAGGGGAAGGACTTCCTGAGCAGGTGCTTGAGAAGGGATCCCCGGGAGCGGTGGACGGCGGAGCAACTTCTCCGACACCCATTTGTTGCCGCTTGCTTTGCGTGCCCTCGACCCGACTCCGGCACAAATTACGACCGCGTTTCACCCAGGAGCACTCTCGATCAGGCCTTCTGGGAGTCGCTCGCCGACGAGGGCGACGAGGCGGTTGGAGAACCATCGGAGGATCCATCCGAGAGGATGCAGTGCTTGATCGGAGGCGGCGCTCCAAGTTGGACGTGGAATGACGGTTGGGTGACGGTGAGAAGCCACGCCGGGGAGGACAGCCTCCCGGCGACGGGTTCCATGACCGAAGACGACCGATCAGTAAACAGAGGGGATAGCGGCGGCACAAGCAGCAGCGATTTCATCTACAGCACTGATCGCATCGACATCGAGCATGTCATGGCCGATGTTGATGACACGAGCATTGCTCGAGTAGAAGAGGGAATCGAGAACCAAGTATTCACGTGTAAAAGAGAGGTCAACTTAGTTAATGGAAATTGCCATTTGGTCATCCACAAGGACCGAATTGACATCCCAAATTGGCCTTTTTGGCTCTGCGCATTTTATCTTTGGCTTTCTTTAATATTCTCCTTCTAA
- the LOC135613510 gene encoding putative pentatricopeptide repeat-containing protein At1g10330 — MPCFELLLQHLHSHPQRLHQIHAVLITTGFHLASPPRALLPIRQGSSAVFFYNYLIRACLRHRDQPDTSLRLFAQMLAHGVRPNRYTFPSLLKAAAGDAASSPSSGRAIHAQAVRRGLLLDDFTNCSLVDFYARVGDLGSARKTFDELPQPDLASRNSMLHALCVHGDLAAAIALFESMVDGNVISWTSLINGYARNGEFHEAIDLFRRWIIQKDVPLRPNEAMLVSVLSACANLDHHRALFRGLEIHGFIVRNEAPLTGFVGTALIDMYSKHGHLDYCTDVFQATREKEVCTWNAMISALARNGRAASALQLFDAMTASGLRPNHVTFVAVLTACAMQKLVDQGLRWFESMSIEFGVVPLMEHYGCVVDLLGRAGFLKEAMEFIRRMPFEADASVWVALLGACKVHENVQLGDGVGKQLIELQPWPAGLYMVLRNIYAGAGRWDDAAGMKKALQNSGIKKPTGYSWIVSGDCV, encoded by the coding sequence ATGCCATGCTTCGAGTTGTTGCTTCAACACTTGCACAGCCACCCGCAGAGGCTGCACCAAATCCACGCCGTTCTCATCACCACTGGCTTCCACCTCGCTTCCCCACCGCGCGCCCTCCTTCCCATACGGCAGGGAAGCAGCGCCGTCTTCTTCTACAACTACCTAATACGGGCTTGCCTACGCCACCGAGACCAGCCCGATACCTCTCTCCGCCTCTTCGCCCAGATGCTCGCCCATGGCGTCCGGCCCAACCGCTACACTTTCCCCTCTCTCCTCAAAGCCGCCGCCGGTGACGCCgcttcctccccctcctccggCCGTGCCATTCACGCGCAAGCCGTCCGCCGAGGCCTCCTCCTCGACGACTTCACCAACTGCTCCCTCGTCGATTTCTACGCGCGAGTCGGCGATCTCGGTTCCGCTCGGAAGACGTTCGACGAATTGCCTCAACCGGACTTGGCCTCCCGCAACTCGATGCTCCACGCGCTCTGCGTCCACGGAGATCTCGCGGCTGCCATCGCGCTCTTTGAAAGCATGGTCGACGGGAATGTCATCTCCTGGACGAGCCTCATCAATGGGTACGCTAGAAACGGCGAGTTCCATGAGGCAATCGACCTCTTCAGGAGATGGATCATACAGAAGGACGTGCCCTTGAGACCGAACGAAGCCATGTTGGTCAGCGTCCTCTCCGCATGCGCTAATTTGGATCACCACAGAGCTCTGTTTAGAGGCTTGGAGATTCACGGATTCATCGTGCGGAACGAAGCACCGTTGACGGGATTCGTAGGGACCGCATTGATCGACATGTACAGCAAGCACGGTCACTTGGATTATTGCACAGATGTCTTCCAAGCAACCAGGGAGAAGGAAGTGTGCACTTGGAATGCGATGATCTCGGCGTTAGCCCGGAACGGGAGGGCGGCCAGTGCCCTACAACTGTTTGATGCAATGACAGCCTCAGGGCTGCGGCCGAATCACGTGACGTTCGTGGCCGTGTTGACAGCCTGCGCTATGCAAAAGCTTGTAGACCAGGGTCTGAGGTGGTTCGAGTCGATGTCCATCGAATTCGGGGTGGTGCCGCTGATGGAGCACTACGGGTGCGTCGTCGACCTCCTGGGAAGGGCTGGCTTCTTGAAGGAGGCGATGGAATTCATTAGGAGGATGCCTTTCGAAGCCGACGCCTCGGTTTGGGTTGCTCTTCTGGGGGCTTGCAAGGTCCATGAGAACGTGCAGCTTGGGGATGGTGTAGGGAAGCAGTTGATTGAGCTTCAGCCTTGGCCTGCCGGCCTCTACATGGTTCTGAGGAACATATACGCAGGGGCCGGACGATGGGATGATGCTGCTGGAATGAAGAAAGCGCTGCAGAACTCAGGGATAAAGAAGCCCACAGGGTACAGTTGGATAGTCTCCGGCGACTGCGTTTGA
- the LOC103988453 gene encoding stigma-specific STIG1-like protein 3 encodes MKQATVILVAIAITVALAPTAIGDIGGGRKSRFLAATDANGKKKCSIDPSACYSAGSPGQRCCGDQCVDTGSDRFNCGECGRLCKFTQACCGGKCVNLAVDKKHCGSCFNRCNKTCLCGLCDYA; translated from the coding sequence ATGAAGCAAGCCACCGTCATCCTCGTGGCGATAGCCATAACCGTAGCTCTCGCTCCGACAGCCATTGGAGACATAGGCGGAGGCCGGAAGAGCCGATTCCTGGCGGCGACGGACGCGAACGGCAAGAAGAAGTGTAGCATCGATCCTTCGGCCTGTTACAGCGCCGGGAGCCCGGGGCAGCGCTGCTGCGGCGACCAGTGCGTCGACACGGGCAGCGACCGCTTCAACTGCGGCGAGTGCGGCAGGCTGTGCAAGTTCACGCAGGCGTGCTGCGGCGGCAAGTGCGTCAACTTGGCCGTCGACAAGAAGCACTGCGGGAGCTGCTTCAACCGGTGCAACAAGACCTGCTTATGTGGGCTGTGTGACTACGCTTAA
- the LOC103988030 gene encoding pathogen-related protein codes for MASSAEQGDKYRDFMYGEGEKDTVWRFGAPPNYDVVNKLFEEGRTQVWPVGSLEERVQRLVKTWEMELVHKVRPEDYKSINPQKFRLSLNGKEGLTVQQIQDMGGSYNAFLQTSLPPELRIYDPSVETAESSGKAFATTFPRGFAVEILEVLSGPPVIVYKFRHWGYMEGPFHGHAPTGEVVQFIGTGIFHVDDGMRVEKVEFFYERGDFLAGFLKGGPLESILASGSRCPIMNA; via the exons ATGGCGAGTTCAGCTGAACAAGGAGACAAGTACCGGGATTTCATGTATGGCGAGGGTGAAAAGGACACCGTGTGGAGGTTCGGAGCTCCTCCGAACTATGATGTCGTCAACAAGCTTTTCGAAGAAGGTCGAACGCAG GTGTGGCCGGTGGGTTCGCTGGAAGAGAGGGTGCAGAGGCTGGTGAAGACATGGGAAATGGAGTTGGTCCACAAGGTGCGGCCGGAGGACTACAAGTCCATCAATCCACAGAAGTTTCGGCTCAGCCTTAATG GAAAGGAAGGACTCACTGTACAACAAATCCAGGACATGGGAGGAAGCTACAACGCCTTCCTGCAGACCAGCCTGCCTCCAGAGCTTCGGATCTACGACCCGTCGGTGGAGACGGCGGAGTCGTCTGGGAAGGCGTTCGCCACCACGTTTCCTCGTGGCTTCGCTGTGGAGATCCTCGAAGTCCTTAGCGGCCCGCCTGTAATCGTGTACAAGTTCCGCCACTGGGGCTACATGGAAGGCCCGTTCCACGGCCACGCCCCCACCGGCGAGGTGGTCCAGTTCATTGGAACCGGAATCTTTCac GTGGATGACGGGATGAGGGTGGAGAAGGTGGAGTTCTTCTACGAGCGTGGAGACTTTCTTGCGGGCTTCCTGAAAGGTGGGCCACTGGAGAGCATCTTAGCCTCTGGTTCGCGCTGCCCTATCATGAACGCATAG
- the LOC103988031 gene encoding uncharacterized protein LOC103988031: MKRHPLPSFGYWDYCDELLSAHYFESAVQAGVIRGHYFGEDSDLFYHRKVIKKVGNAGGEKQQHGKEQQRKQVKVSDMKLQTTPRRPRALKAVDEDLYKIPPELLYQKPKRKRSLRKLWSGCMGINSVA, from the exons ATGAAGAGGCATCCACTTCCGTCTTTTGGATACTGGGATTACTGTGACGAGCTCCTTTCCGCCCATTACTTCGAGTCAGCAGTGCAGGCTGGAGTGATCCGAGGCCATTATTTTGGCGAAGATAGCGATCTCTTTTACCACAGAAAG GTGATCAAAAAGGTCGGTAATGCAGGAGGAGAGAAGCAGCAGCATGGCAAAGAGCAGCAGAGGAAGCAAGTCAAGGTCAGTGACATGAAGCTCCAAACCACCCCAAGGAGGCCTCGAGCTCTCAAGGCTGTGGATGAAGACCTGTACAAGATCCCACCTGAGCTCCTCTACCAAAAGCCCAAGCGG AAGCGGTCGTTAAGGAAGCTGTGGTCGGGATGCATGGGAATCAACAGCGTTGCCTGA